A section of the Clostridium sp. TW13 genome encodes:
- the recQ gene encoding DNA helicase RecQ — protein MNKAKEVLEKYYGYKEFRKGQEEIIDNIIEGKDLLAIMPTGGGKSICYQIPALILEGITLVISPLISLMKDQVDTIVEMGIGAAYINSSLSENELNEILNGIKDEKYKIVYIAPERLDSYEFLSIITGYNIAQIAIDEAHCVSQWGHDFRTSYRKISSFINSLLKRPIVTAFTATATEEVREDIVRLLGLRDPKVFIAGFDRENLTINILKPESKRNYVFDYVKNNADQSGIIYAATRKEVDYLYEFLQRSGFSVGKYHAGMSNEERISNQEDFIYDRTNLIIATNAFGMGIDKPNIRYVIHYNMPKNIEAYYQEIGRAGRDGEESECILLFSQIDVQTQKYLIEVGTENSERKNVAYKKLQQMIDLVHSNDCYRKYILTYFGETVEQDCGKCSNCNLEGEIIDRTLDAQKVLSCVYRMKRNFGTGMIVDVLRGSKGKKIMDLEFNKLSTYGIMKNYSKDELRDFINTLISHGYINLEEGTFPLVKLNERSISVLKGQEVVKFKQVVSTKNFDISNELYEELRDLRRQLAKESGVPPYMVFGDGTLKEMSTKYPINKEQMMLVSGVGEVKYAKYGETFADLISKYVVDHNININSEAQKQEVKDNSEKVEDEFNVLTDKVLFKSLVELRVKFAKKERVFPQSILAKNTLKEISGRYPINTEQLGDIAGIGPIKIQKYGKEILEEVNKYILENNINVDWKEKKKRKLIIDGDARKDKEKVIDMINEGKTLDEVYEETEVSISTILGYMTEDLIDGKEILVNFNIKDFYTEEEERLIINVCENLGYDKVGAVKKELPDYVKYESIRAVILNKYIKSLS, from the coding sequence ATGAATAAGGCAAAAGAGGTCTTGGAGAAGTATTATGGATATAAGGAATTTAGAAAAGGCCAAGAGGAAATAATAGACAATATAATTGAAGGTAAGGATTTGTTGGCAATAATGCCAACTGGTGGAGGAAAGTCTATTTGTTATCAGATACCTGCACTTATATTAGAAGGAATAACCTTAGTAATATCACCTCTTATTTCTTTAATGAAAGACCAAGTGGATACTATAGTAGAAATGGGAATAGGTGCTGCTTATATAAATAGCAGCTTGAGCGAAAATGAATTGAATGAAATATTAAACGGCATAAAAGATGAAAAATATAAGATAGTATATATAGCGCCTGAAAGGCTTGATTCATACGAGTTTTTATCTATAATAACAGGCTATAATATAGCACAAATTGCTATAGATGAAGCTCATTGTGTTTCTCAGTGGGGACATGATTTTAGAACTAGTTATAGAAAAATATCTTCATTCATAAATAGCTTATTAAAAAGACCTATAGTTACAGCATTTACTGCCACAGCTACGGAAGAAGTAAGGGAAGATATAGTAAGGTTGCTAGGGCTTAGAGATCCGAAGGTATTTATTGCGGGATTTGATAGAGAAAACCTAACTATTAATATACTAAAACCGGAAAGTAAAAGAAATTATGTATTTGACTATGTAAAAAACAATGCTGATCAAAGTGGAATTATATATGCAGCTACAAGAAAAGAAGTAGATTATCTTTATGAATTTTTACAAAGAAGTGGTTTTTCAGTAGGAAAATATCATGCAGGAATGAGTAATGAAGAGAGAATAAGTAACCAAGAAGATTTTATCTATGATAGGACGAATTTAATTATTGCAACTAATGCTTTTGGTATGGGAATAGATAAGCCTAATATAAGATATGTAATTCATTATAACATGCCAAAGAACATAGAAGCTTATTACCAAGAGATAGGTAGAGCTGGGAGAGATGGAGAAGAAAGTGAGTGTATTTTGCTTTTTAGCCAAATAGATGTGCAAACGCAGAAGTATTTAATTGAGGTTGGAACAGAAAATTCTGAAAGAAAGAATGTTGCATATAAAAAACTGCAACAAATGATAGATTTAGTTCATAGTAACGATTGTTATAGAAAATATATACTAACTTACTTTGGAGAAACAGTTGAACAAGATTGCGGAAAGTGCAGTAACTGTAATTTAGAGGGAGAAATTATAGATAGAACTTTAGATGCTCAAAAAGTATTATCCTGTGTGTATAGAATGAAAAGAAACTTTGGTACAGGTATGATTGTAGATGTACTTAGAGGTTCAAAGGGTAAAAAGATTATGGATTTAGAATTTAATAAATTATCTACTTATGGCATAATGAAAAATTACTCCAAGGATGAACTTCGAGATTTTATTAATACATTAATTTCGCATGGTTACATAAATTTAGAAGAAGGAACTTTTCCTTTGGTAAAACTTAATGAACGTTCTATAAGCGTTTTAAAAGGTCAAGAAGTTGTAAAGTTCAAGCAAGTTGTATCAACTAAAAACTTTGATATTAGCAATGAGCTTTATGAAGAACTTAGAGATTTAAGAAGACAACTTGCAAAAGAATCAGGGGTACCGCCTTACATGGTATTTGGAGATGGAACACTAAAGGAAATGAGTACTAAGTATCCTATAAATAAGGAACAGATGATGCTAGTCTCAGGAGTAGGAGAAGTAAAGTATGCAAAGTATGGAGAAACATTTGCAGACCTAATTTCAAAATATGTGGTGGATCATAATATTAATATAAATTCTGAAGCACAAAAACAAGAAGTAAAAGATAATAGTGAAAAAGTAGAAGATGAATTCAATGTATTAACAGATAAAGTATTATTTAAAAGTTTGGTTGAATTGAGAGTAAAGTTTGCCAAGAAAGAAAGAGTTTTTCCTCAATCTATTTTAGCAAAAAATACATTGAAAGAAATTAGTGGACGTTACCCTATAAACACAGAGCAATTAGGGGATATAGCAGGTATTGGACCAATTAAAATACAAAAGTATGGCAAAGAAATACTAGAAGAGGTTAATAAGTATATCTTAGAGAATAATATAAATGTAGATTGGAAAGAAAAGAAAAAAAGAAAATTAATCATAGATGGGGATGCAAGGAAGGATAAAGAAAAAGTTATTGATATGATAAATGAAGGTAAAACTTTAGATGAAGTCTATGAAGAAACTGAAGTTTCAATATCTACAATATTAGGATATATGACTGAAGATTTAATTGATGGTAAAGAAATCTTGGTTAACTTTAATATTAAAGATTTTTATACAGAGGAAGAAGAAAGGCTAATTATAAATGTATGTGAAAACTTAGGTTATGATAAAGTTGGAGCAGTTAAAAAAGAGTTACCAGACTATGTTAAATATGAGAGTATTAGAGCGGTAATATTAAATAAATATATTAAAAGTTTATCCTAA
- a CDS encoding alpha/beta hydrolase: MKKIVKYLCLFAFIICFILIIVFRNRILLSINMIRDVGELNTSNNVATSSVNKNIVLNTNYKDIVYKNGPNSPQTLDIYSAKKANTNGSPVIIYVHGGSWAYGDKNIPQNISPLLDMLRDQGYTVISTSYHLMKDKVIFNEQIEDVKDTVRWIRKNKDKYNLNPDAIGVIGTSAGAHLALMASYTSDSEYIGDVSLKNYSSKVKYVIDFSGPTDLTTLDLSQASPDITKLIKSSSNTEKTLSEYSPINHINKDLPNTLIIHSKKDNMVPYRNSTLLYNKIKAAGSDAKLITLSNSNHDFSNITNDDITTLSMEILKFIISNSPL, encoded by the coding sequence ATGAAAAAAATTGTTAAATATTTGTGCCTATTTGCCTTTATAATTTGTTTCATTTTGATTATTGTGTTTAGAAATAGAATCCTCCTTTCTATCAACATGATAAGAGATGTAGGCGAACTTAACACCTCAAATAATGTTGCAACAAGTTCAGTAAACAAAAATATAGTTTTAAATACAAATTATAAGGATATCGTATATAAAAATGGTCCCAACTCCCCCCAAACACTTGACATATATTCAGCAAAAAAGGCTAATACTAATGGTTCTCCCGTAATAATATATGTACATGGAGGAAGCTGGGCTTATGGTGACAAAAATATTCCACAAAATATTTCACCACTGCTTGATATGTTGAGAGATCAAGGGTATACCGTTATAAGTACATCCTACCACCTTATGAAGGACAAAGTTATTTTCAATGAACAAATTGAGGATGTAAAAGATACAGTAAGATGGATCAGAAAAAACAAAGATAAATATAATTTAAATCCAGATGCAATTGGGGTTATTGGCACCTCTGCAGGAGCTCATTTAGCATTAATGGCATCTTATACATCTGATTCTGAATATATAGGTGATGTAAGCTTAAAAAACTATAGTTCTAAAGTAAAATATGTAATTGACTTTTCTGGTCCTACAGACTTAACTACTTTAGACTTATCACAAGCTTCGCCAGATATAACAAAACTAATTAAATCTTCTTCAAATACAGAAAAAACTTTAAGTGAGTATAGTCCTATAAATCATATTAATAAAGATCTACCTAACACATTAATTATTCATAGTAAAAAGGATAATATGGTTCCTTATAGAAATTCAACTCTTCTATACAATAAAATTAAAGCTGCAGGCTCAGATGCCAAATTAATTACTCTATCCAATAGTAATCATGATTTTTCTAACATTACTAATGACGATATAACTACATTGTCTATGGAAATATTAAAATTTATAATCTCCAACTCCCCTTTATAA
- a CDS encoding DUF5808 domain-containing protein codes for MDIAMMVIGAFIIGITFLIGIFIDKMNKNSVFFGVRIPIGYEKRDDLLELKKKYKINFTITTLIFLCVYLILIGISSLYSPFVLILGMYIYIGLMQWNFYLVYKKVKFIKKSEKWILESKNKVVVDLKYRNKNEKQKVSISLIWYIVPFIIVYFSFILSFESNMVILAVSEAIVTIISILSTIIMVRSKQNINGGDVNKVKEQTKRIRYKISKAFYFLCIMTNLLFLVVIALYKYEVESPAIWGTIFMSFFILTFAIVIYLIHINKEKQTLQEDMPDSMVINREDDDNYLLGNIYYNKYDPAVFVEKRVGIGTTFNFATLPAKIFMGIMSLILFGTLVLMLFIPFTMKESEVTFKQDSINISGIYGTEIKYSDINSIKLGDKIEGNMKLFKTNGCATGNIDIGHFNIKGVGKARLFIMNSEKIDVEMKLKDGTYLMINYEDINKTKFLYEKLEDKVKK; via the coding sequence ATGGATATAGCAATGATGGTAATTGGTGCATTCATAATAGGTATTACATTTCTAATAGGAATATTTATAGATAAAATGAATAAAAATTCAGTATTTTTTGGCGTAAGGATACCTATTGGTTATGAAAAGAGAGATGATTTATTAGAGCTTAAAAAGAAGTATAAAATTAATTTTACAATTACTACGTTAATATTTTTGTGTGTTTATTTGATTTTAATTGGTATTTCATCACTTTATTCACCATTTGTATTGATTTTGGGAATGTATATATATATTGGCTTGATGCAGTGGAACTTCTATTTAGTATATAAAAAAGTAAAGTTCATTAAAAAATCAGAGAAATGGATTTTGGAAAGTAAGAATAAGGTAGTTGTTGATTTAAAATATAGAAATAAAAATGAAAAACAAAAGGTGTCAATTAGTTTGATATGGTATATAGTCCCTTTCATTATAGTGTATTTTTCATTTATACTCTCATTTGAATCTAATATGGTAATTTTGGCTGTAAGTGAAGCTATAGTAACTATTATATCAATTTTATCAACAATAATAATGGTTAGATCAAAACAGAATATAAATGGTGGAGATGTAAATAAGGTAAAAGAACAAACCAAGCGTATTAGGTATAAAATAAGCAAAGCATTTTATTTTCTATGTATAATGACGAATTTATTATTTTTAGTAGTTATAGCATTATATAAATATGAAGTAGAATCTCCAGCTATTTGGGGAACAATTTTTATGAGCTTTTTTATACTTACATTTGCTATTGTAATTTATTTGATTCATATAAATAAGGAAAAGCAAACATTACAGGAAGATATGCCAGATAGTATGGTAATTAATAGGGAAGATGATGATAACTATCTTTTAGGAAATATATATTATAATAAATATGATCCAGCAGTATTTGTAGAAAAAAGAGTTGGTATAGGAACTACATTTAATTTTGCCACCTTACCAGCAAAGATTTTTATGGGAATAATGTCACTTATTTTATTTGGAACGCTTGTGCTTATGCTATTTATTCCATTTACAATGAAAGAAAGTGAAGTAACCTTTAAGCAAGATAGTATAAATATAAGTGGAATTTATGGCACTGAAATCAAGTATTCTGATATAAATAGTATAAAATTAGGTGATAAAATAGAAGGTAATATGAAGCTTTTCAAAACAAATGGATGCGCTACTGGGAACATTGATATAGGGCACTTCAATATAAAGGGGGTGGGTAAAGCAAGATTGTTTATAATGAATTCAGAAAAAATTGATGTAGAAATGAAATTAAAAGATGGTACCTACCTAATGATAAATTATGAGGATATCAACAAGACGAAATTTTTATATGAAAAGCTTGAAGATAAAGTGAAAAAGTAA
- a CDS encoding GntR family transcriptional regulator — protein MFVTIDFESDLPIYTQLRNEIVKAIAKGELKEGDELPSVRQLAEDVGINMHTVNKTYNILKQESFINIDRRKGAVVSLKNLQNSEIKEKLILELDSIVATAICNNVSEEDFTKIIKDIYINYKGEK, from the coding sequence ATGTTTGTAACAATAGATTTTGAAAGTGATTTACCTATATATACTCAATTAAGAAATGAGATTGTAAAGGCTATCGCTAAAGGAGAATTAAAAGAAGGAGATGAATTACCTTCAGTAAGACAATTAGCAGAAGATGTAGGAATAAATATGCATACTGTAAATAAAACCTATAATATTTTGAAGCAAGAAAGTTTTATAAACATTGATAGGAGAAAGGGTGCAGTTGTAAGCCTGAAAAATTTACAGAACTCAGAAATCAAAGAAAAATTGATTTTAGAGTTAGATTCTATTGTAGCTACGGCAATTTGTAACAATGTATCAGAAGAGGACTTTACAAAAATAATTAAGGATATTTATATAAATTATAAGGGGGAAAAATAA
- a CDS encoding histidine phosphatase family protein — protein sequence MTTTLLLVRHGETEWNTLGKFQGCTDIDLSADGLLQADYLRKRLENNFDYIYTSPLKRASETANIICTNMNIKPQVEYSLREINFGDWEGLTIHQIKELYPDAFHLWTTDKINAPIPGNDLSINFASNRASNSIINIVNKHKDKTIVILAHGGIIKAALIGLFGWDMSMYHKITIGNTAICKINFNDELAPKIVTINDTSHLPVNYSSKSLT from the coding sequence ATGACAACCACATTATTATTAGTAAGACATGGTGAAACTGAATGGAATACCTTAGGTAAGTTCCAAGGATGTACAGATATTGATTTATCTGCTGATGGTCTCTTGCAAGCTGACTATCTTAGAAAAAGACTAGAAAATAACTTTGATTATATATACACAAGTCCTTTAAAAAGAGCCTCAGAAACTGCCAATATAATTTGTACAAACATGAATATAAAACCACAAGTTGAATATTCTTTAAGAGAAATTAACTTTGGTGATTGGGAAGGGCTTACTATTCATCAAATAAAAGAATTATATCCTGATGCATTTCATTTATGGACAACTGATAAAATCAATGCTCCAATTCCAGGAAATGATTTAAGTATTAATTTTGCTAGTAATAGAGCTAGCAACTCCATAATAAATATAGTAAACAAGCATAAGGATAAAACAATTGTCATCCTGGCACATGGTGGAATAATAAAAGCAGCATTGATTGGATTATTTGGCTGGGATATGTCCATGTATCACAAAATCACTATAGGAAACACGGCTATATGTAAGATTAATTTCAACGATGAATTGGCTCCTAAGATAGTAACTATAAATGATACTAGTCATCTTCCTGTAAATTATTCATCTAAGTCCCTAACCTAA
- a CDS encoding bacteriohemerythrin, with translation MIIWDDSFSTGIEIIDQQHKYLFSLSRKLEILLETPIGVDKKEDAIMLLCDFRNFVTFHFYFEENYLKDLNSSDFYEHTNEHTLFINKLTDIDITNFSNEDYNELKTFLNTLYGYILTHIKERDTKLKMLIYN, from the coding sequence TTGATAATTTGGGATGATAGTTTTAGTACTGGAATAGAAATAATTGATCAACAACATAAGTATTTATTCAGCCTTAGCAGAAAATTAGAGATACTTTTAGAAACTCCTATAGGTGTAGATAAAAAAGAGGATGCCATAATGCTTCTATGTGACTTTAGAAACTTCGTAACTTTTCATTTTTATTTTGAAGAAAATTATTTAAAAGATTTAAATTCAAGTGATTTTTATGAACATACTAATGAACATACTTTATTTATAAATAAACTTACTGACATAGATATTACTAACTTCTCTAACGAAGATTATAACGAACTCAAGACCTTTTTAAACACTTTATATGGATATATATTAACACATATTAAAGAAAGAGATACAAAACTAAAAATGTTAATTTATAATTAG
- a CDS encoding glycosyltransferase family 2 protein, whose protein sequence is MKEVLYLVIPCYNEEQVLRETSKRLLVKLSTMIKNKSISEKSKILFVNDGSRDNTWTIINELHNENPIFCGVNLSRNKGHQNALLAGLMTAKDYANMTISLDADLQDDIDVIDKFVEEYYNGNDIVYGVRSSRKTDTFFKRNTALGFYKFMNLLGVDVVYNHADYRLMSSRALEGLAEFKEVNLFLRGIVPLIGYKSSIVEYERHERFAGESKYPLKKMLAFALDGVTSLSIKPIRIITGLGFSIFLISFFALLYTLIVKFFGKTVTGWTSLTVSIWMLGGIQLLSLGVIGEYIGKIYNETKHRPRFIIETILISHEENHKSII, encoded by the coding sequence ATGAAAGAAGTGTTATATTTAGTTATTCCTTGTTATAATGAGGAACAAGTTTTAAGAGAAACCTCTAAGAGGTTATTAGTTAAATTATCAACTATGATAAAAAATAAAAGTATATCAGAGAAAAGCAAAATATTATTTGTTAATGATGGTTCCAGAGATAATACATGGACCATAATCAATGAGTTGCATAATGAGAACCCTATATTCTGTGGAGTAAACCTATCCAGAAACAAAGGGCATCAAAATGCTTTATTAGCTGGCCTTATGACTGCTAAAGACTATGCAAATATGACAATATCATTAGATGCAGATTTACAAGATGATATTGATGTAATAGATAAGTTTGTTGAAGAATATTACAACGGTAATGACATCGTATATGGCGTAAGATCTTCAAGAAAAACTGATACATTCTTTAAAAGAAATACAGCTTTAGGTTTCTACAAATTCATGAATTTGCTAGGTGTGGATGTAGTCTACAACCATGCTGACTACAGACTTATGAGCAGTCGTGCCTTGGAAGGTCTTGCTGAATTCAAAGAAGTTAATCTGTTTCTTCGTGGAATTGTACCCTTAATTGGATATAAATCTTCTATAGTTGAATACGAAAGACATGAGCGCTTTGCAGGTGAATCAAAATATCCATTAAAGAAAATGCTTGCTTTTGCTTTAGATGGAGTTACTTCACTAAGTATTAAGCCTATAAGAATAATCACTGGCTTAGGCTTTTCTATATTTTTAATAAGCTTTTTTGCCTTACTTTACACACTAATAGTAAAATTCTTTGGTAAAACCGTAACAGGCTGGACTTCCTTAACTGTTTCAATATGGATGCTTGGTGGAATTCAACTTTTATCTTTAGGTGTGATTGGAGAATATATCGGAAAAATCTATAATGAAACTAAACATAGACCTAGATTTATTATCGAAACTATACTTATCTCTCATGAAGAAAATCATAAATCAATAATATAA
- the sufU gene encoding Fe-S cluster assembly sulfur transfer protein SufU encodes MDLSSIYTELIMEHSTSKHNKRKIDHPDICEHGHNPSCGDEITLEIKFNEDIIEDLAFTGQGCAISQASTSMMIDLIKGKNKEEALKLVETFISMIKREIDNDDELMVLEDAMVLKNISNMPARVKCAVLAWHTLKEAVVKANH; translated from the coding sequence GTGGATTTAAGTTCAATATATACTGAATTAATAATGGAACATAGTACATCAAAACATAATAAAAGAAAGATAGATCATCCAGATATCTGTGAGCATGGACATAATCCAAGTTGTGGAGATGAGATTACTTTAGAGATAAAGTTTAATGAGGATATAATAGAAGATTTAGCATTTACAGGACAAGGATGTGCTATTTCTCAAGCTTCTACATCAATGATGATAGATTTAATAAAAGGGAAAAATAAAGAAGAAGCGCTGAAACTGGTAGAAACATTTATATCAATGATTAAGAGAGAAATAGATAATGATGATGAGTTAATGGTTTTGGAAGATGCTATGGTACTAAAGAATATATCTAACATGCCAGCTAGAGTTAAATGTGCTGTTCTTGCATGGCATACATTAAAAGAAGCTGTAGTAAAAGCTAATCATTAA
- a CDS encoding cysteine desulfurase: MDNKDFIKDFPILNSELNGKKLVYLDSAATTQKPMQVINAIEEYYKNYNANPHRGAYELSILATKVYEDAREKVKNFIDAESSEEIIFTKNATEGFNLLGYSYGMSFIQEGDEIVISIAEHHSNLLPWQRVAKAKGAILKYMYTDENGELSLEEIESKITDKTKIVSITHVSNAIGTINPVKTIIDYAHSKNAVVIVDGAQSVPHMKVSVRELDADFLVFSGHKLLAPMGIGVVYGKRNLLEIMEPYTLGGDMVEYVYEQEYTYDDIPCKFEAGTQNVEGAVGLAAAMDYLNDVGMEVIEEIEGNLVSYALERLNAIPYVKLFGPSDVKKRTGVISFEIEGVHPHDVASALDTYGVSIRAGNHCAQPFMRYMGISATCRASFYFYNTKEDIDILIEAIKETYNMFSKWRD; encoded by the coding sequence ATGGATAATAAAGATTTTATAAAAGATTTTCCTATACTGAATTCAGAGTTAAATGGTAAGAAATTAGTTTATTTAGATAGTGCTGCTACAACTCAAAAACCAATGCAGGTAATTAATGCTATAGAAGAATATTATAAAAATTATAATGCAAATCCTCATAGAGGAGCTTATGAATTAAGCATATTAGCTACAAAAGTATATGAAGATGCGAGAGAAAAGGTAAAGAATTTTATAGATGCAGAAAGTTCTGAGGAAATAATATTTACTAAGAATGCTACAGAAGGATTTAATCTTTTAGGATATTCATATGGAATGAGTTTTATACAAGAAGGAGATGAAATAGTCATATCCATAGCAGAACATCATTCTAATTTGTTACCCTGGCAAAGAGTAGCAAAAGCTAAGGGTGCAATCCTTAAATATATGTATACTGATGAAAATGGTGAATTGTCTCTTGAAGAAATTGAAAGTAAAATTACAGATAAGACAAAGATCGTTAGTATAACCCATGTTTCTAATGCTATAGGTACTATAAATCCAGTAAAAACAATTATAGACTATGCTCATTCAAAGAATGCTGTAGTTATAGTAGATGGGGCTCAAAGTGTTCCTCATATGAAAGTAAGTGTAAGGGAATTAGATGCAGACTTTTTAGTTTTCTCTGGACATAAACTCTTAGCTCCAATGGGAATAGGTGTAGTTTATGGTAAGAGAAATTTGTTGGAGATTATGGAACCATATACACTAGGTGGTGATATGGTGGAGTATGTATATGAACAAGAATATACATATGATGATATACCATGTAAGTTTGAGGCTGGGACTCAAAATGTTGAAGGGGCAGTAGGTTTGGCAGCAGCTATGGATTATTTAAATGATGTAGGTATGGAAGTTATTGAAGAGATAGAGGGAAATTTAGTTTCTTATGCTTTAGAAAGATTAAATGCAATTCCATATGTTAAACTATTTGGACCTTCAGATGTAAAGAAGAGGACTGGAGTAATATCTTTTGAAATAGAAGGCGTGCATCCTCATGATGTGGCATCAGCATTAGATACTTATGGAGTATCAATCAGAGCAGGAAATCATTGCGCACAACCATTTATGAGATATATGGGAATAAGTGCAACTTGCAGGGCGAGTTTTTATTTTTATAATACTAAAGAGGATATAGATATACTTATAGAAGCTATTAAAGAGACATATAATATGTTTTCAAAGTGGAGGGATTAG
- the sufD gene encoding Fe-S cluster assembly protein SufD, producing the protein MKEMQFENLNKTPVRTKSWLNINDINLKGYIMPNIRKFSNVNINKADSGIIIERLQNHINYGYNQTFDYGVSEELINQGKNNYNEGYLIRISKNTVAFNPIVVEFNLDSNNNTLVDNIIIVGEENSKANIIIKYKSVDNTEGYHNGICSVFAEKNSQLKVVKVNMLSDKIAHFDSNVSNIKNEGNVDFIAIDLGGQYSITNYHGDLLEANSRTTVNSVYLGWDEKLIDINYVITHKGENSKSNIITKGALKDNAKKTFKGTIDFKRGASGSVGAEDEYCLMLSKEARAKAMPLLLCEEEDVSGEHAASSGKIDEDKLFYLMSRGLSFDESRKLIVQAAFNPIIDKIDEAQIISEIVEEIDRRLING; encoded by the coding sequence ATGAAAGAAATGCAATTCGAAAATTTGAATAAGACACCAGTTAGGACTAAGAGCTGGCTTAACATAAATGATATAAATCTCAAAGGTTATATAATGCCTAATATAAGAAAGTTTAGCAATGTAAATATTAATAAAGCTGATAGTGGGATTATTATAGAAAGATTACAAAATCACATTAATTATGGATATAATCAAACTTTTGATTATGGAGTGAGCGAAGAGCTTATTAACCAAGGAAAAAATAATTATAATGAAGGTTACTTAATAAGAATATCAAAAAACACAGTTGCATTTAATCCAATTGTAGTAGAGTTTAATTTAGATAGTAACAATAACACTTTAGTTGATAATATAATTATTGTAGGTGAGGAGAATTCAAAAGCGAATATAATAATTAAGTATAAATCTGTAGATAACACAGAAGGATATCATAATGGTATATGCAGCGTATTTGCAGAAAAAAACAGCCAGCTTAAGGTGGTTAAAGTTAATATGCTAAGTGACAAGATAGCACATTTTGATTCTAATGTTTCTAATATAAAAAATGAAGGAAATGTAGATTTTATAGCGATTGATCTTGGAGGGCAGTACAGTATAACCAATTATCATGGAGATTTACTTGAAGCAAACTCAAGAACCACAGTAAATTCTGTATATTTAGGATGGGATGAAAAACTTATAGATATAAATTATGTAATTACTCATAAAGGTGAAAATAGTAAGTCTAATATAATTACAAAAGGTGCACTAAAAGATAATGCTAAAAAAACTTTCAAAGGAACAATTGATTTTAAAAGAGGGGCTTCTGGCAGTGTCGGAGCTGAAGATGAGTACTGCTTAATGCTTTCGAAAGAAGCAAGAGCAAAGGCGATGCCTTTATTGCTTTGTGAGGAAGAGGATGTTTCTGGTGAGCATGCGGCTTCATCAGGAAAAATTGATGAGGATAAATTATTTTATCTTATGAGTAGAGGATTAAGTTTTGATGAATCTAGAAAGTTGATTGTGCAAGCTGCTTTTAATCCTATAATCGATAAAATAGATGAGGCTCAGATTATTTCAGAAATTGTTGAAGAAATAGATAGGAGATTAATAAATGGATAA